The DNA region CAGCACGTCCGTGCCGAGGTAGAGCCAGCCGGCGACGATCCAGCACCCCACGAGGGCGCCGACCGCGCCGACCCGCTCGCGCAGGGCGAGCCGCGCCGCGACGGCGAGCTCGGTCCGGTCGTCCAGGGCCAGGTCGATCTTCCGGGCACAGGCATGGGCGGCGCGCGAGCGCGGGCCGGGACGGCCGTAGCGACCGAACGTCGAGATCGCGACGACCGTCAGCAGGATGACGACGACTGTGGTGGCCGGCATGGCGCCCTCCGATGTTTGTAGCGGACTTGTAGCAATGTATCACTACAGAGTTGCGACAGACGTCAGAGGTGCGACAGACGCCGGTGGTGCGACCGGCAGACGGTGCTACGACAGACCGTCAGACGGTGCCGGTCCCGCTCAGGACCGGTGGGCCTGCGCGATCCACTCCTCCTCGAGCACGGCATACACGTACGCGTCGTGCCAGAACGGGATCCCGGCGTCGTCGGAGCGGAACGTCGCGGCACGCACGTGGTGCGCCTCACGGCGCATGCCGAGCCGCTCGAGCAGCGCCCAGGACGCCGTGTTGCGCGGGTCGCAGGAGGCCGTCACGCGGTGCGCACCGAGCTCGAAGAAGACCCGGTCGAGCAGCCCCCGGCAGGCCTCGGTCGCATAGCCGTTGTTCCACCACTGCTTGCCGAAGACGTAGCCGAGCTCCCAGGTCCGGGCCATCAGCGGGTCCGTCCGGTGCAGCCAGAGGTTGCCGATGAGCTCACCCTCTGCGGGACCGGACGGATCGTTGCGCCGCAGGCACACCGCCCAGAAGTCGCCGTCCTCGACCCGGCGCACCGCCTCGTGCTCGCACTGCCGCTGGTCGAAGGGCGGGTACGGCTCGTAGCGCAGCACCTCGGGGTCGCCGAGATAGCCGTACATCGCGTCGGCGTCGGTGGCCGCGAACGGGCGCAGCACCAGGCGGTCGACGAGGATTTTGGTCACCCTCCAGTCTGACCAACGCTGGAGCCGCCCGTCCGGGCACAAGGTCCGGCGCGGGCGCCGGTCGTGCGGTATGCGGCACACTCGGTCCGCACGCCGGAGCGCGCCCCTGGCCGCGCTCCGCGGAGCCCCGTCGATCGACGACGCCGCTCCCACCGTGCCGACCGACCGGAGGCCCATGACGTCCGCATCGTCGCCGCGCGGAACGCCCGCCGGTGCCCGGAAGCCCGCGCCGGCGACCTCGCCGTTCGCCCCGGCGTACCGGTCGGTGATGATCGGGATGCTGACGCTCATCGCGCTCAACGCCTTCGAGTCGCTCGCCGTGACCACGACGATGCCCGCGGTCGTCGATGCGCTCGGCGGACTGAGCCTGTACGCGATGGCCTTCGCGGCGCCGGTCGCATC from Cellulomonas sp. KRMCY2 includes:
- a CDS encoding GNAT family N-acetyltransferase; this translates as MTKILVDRLVLRPFAATDADAMYGYLGDPEVLRYEPYPPFDQRQCEHEAVRRVEDGDFWAVCLRRNDPSGPAEGELIGNLWLHRTDPLMARTWELGYVFGKQWWNNGYATEACRGLLDRVFFELGAHRVTASCDPRNTASWALLERLGMRREAHHVRAATFRSDDAGIPFWHDAYVYAVLEEEWIAQAHRS